The sequence AGTGCTGTTTCCTGGCTCTGTCTTTCCCTGCCTTCTCCTTCTGGCTGGGcttttcccagccccagcctgtcaGGACACTTCATGCTCAAGACCTTATTTCAGCTTCTATCCATCACACACCATCCCAGCCCTCAACTTGAGATGTCTGGGCCCCTCCCTTGATTGATTCGCCAATTGGTAGAGAGCCACCGCagtggctgctgggctgggttgAAAGCTTAGGTTCCCACAAGTTCTTCCTCCTCCCATAGTTTCTGCAGCATTGCTGCGTGCACCATGCAGCtccctcacctcctcctcttcctctttctcctgatCCTCCTCCCTGGGATGTGGGCAGATTCGGAGGGTAAGTGGGAAACCTGGCTCACGCCAATTGCTCTTaccattcccccccccccccccccccttgcCCTGTCAGAGGACTCCACAAGTTCTGCTCAGGGGAGGCATGGCCAGGTTACTGTGCCATATGGGGGCATGGATGATTCCCAGCATCAGAGGGCCACTTCCCATTGTGCACCACTCAAACATGCTTTGTCCCTGCCCCCCTCCCTGTTCCTGCCTCACCACCTCCAGCACAGAGCCTTGGGCATACAAGCAGAAGAGCAACAGTGGCCCCCAGCCAGGCCTTGGGTGTTGAGTTACCCTGCAAGATGACCTTCCCATGCATGGGAGCCCATGGGTGCCAGGCAGATCTCAGCTCCACATGATGCTGGGGGCCTCTTCCAGCAGCCTCTTGTTAGGGAGCTGCACCTGCCAGAGGGTTTTTCGGCACTGCTGTCACACAGAGAGTTTTACCACAACCCTGTGAGACCTTATGCTTCCGGGGCAGGCAGCATCAGACACAGAAAGTCAGGACTGATCTCTAGGCTGGGCTAGTttcttggctctatcagggagTCCTAAACCTGGACAAAATATCCTTTCCTATGAACCATCCTCCATATCCTCTGTACTGTGTCCAGCTCTTTGGGAGATAAATGTCCTGGCACAGGTGCTTCTCCTGGGGGGAAACATCACCCCAAACGACCAGCAAGGTGTCCCTTTATCTGTTCTGCACAGTCAgacagcagctgtggccaggagGGAGGAATGAAAGGGAGGTGACAAAATGCCTAAAATCTCTGCAGGAAACAACCATTTTGCTGAAAGTAaaatagagaaggaaaaagagcagTGAAGTCAGAGGAAGTTCAGACAGGATGAAGAGCATAAAATCATAGAGGCACCgggtgatttggggtgaaaaggcCATTtagtccaacccctctgccatgagcagggacaccttccctgctcagagccccaacaacctggccttgaatgtatccagggatgggacatccatcATATGTCTGGGTAACATGTGTGTCTGGGTAACCAGTGTCTCACTACCcctcacttttaaaaatttatttcctacTATCTAGTCTGGAGCCCCTGTTCCCCCTCCAGCACCTCCACTTCACATTTCCCCTTATAGCACCTCCACTCATCTCCTTCCTGCacccttttctttctccatcaTCTCTCCTAGCAGAGCCACAGGTTATCCAGTACCTCCTGACTAGCGTCTTTGCCAACATCAGCTCTGCTGAGGTGTCATGTGTGGCAGTTGTAGGGGATATAGCCATCTTAGCACTGGATCCAGACAACTGGAGCATCCACTTCCACTGGCCCTGGgtcagccaggctgcagctgaagACAATGGGGAAAAGATTATGTCGCAGTACAAAATTGCTCTGCGCAATATGATCCGATTTGTGCATGACACAGTTCAGCAGACAGAACAGCACTGTGAGTACAGAAATGAGCCCAGCCAGAGCCCTAGTCTTTCTCCCCAGGTTTTGGCTGTGGCCTCCTCCCCACCAGGATGGCATCTGGGAGGGTGGGTCTCACGGGTGCAACAGCTCCTGAaacactgcagctgctgggacatATGACTAGCAGGAGTGGGTAGGGCAGCAGACCAAAAATACGCCTTGGGGCTTCTGCCATCTGGCATAAAGAACCCCTCTATATATCAGGGAGCTGCCACCAAATTTACTGGAGCTGAAGGATTGACACAGAAAAGATCATAAAAGAGAAAACTGGGAGCAAATACTTTGGGGGGCAGAATACCTTTTAAGCAAGCACTCCACAGTGGTATCCACTCCATTCTTCCAAGGGATCTGAGGGCTTGCAGGGTGTCTGGGGTCTCCTGAAGCATGGCCCTACCCTCTACTGCTCATTGCACCCTGCTTTCCACTGCATCCCTGTATGTACTCTCAGACACATCCCACCTCATGCCACCCACATTTCACACACTCATGGGACCTCTCCATTGGCTTTGCCGTTGACAGACCCATTGGTGGTTCAGTTCCGTGCAGGCTGTGTGCTGTACCCCAATACAACGAGCCAGGGCTTCCTGAATGTTGGCTGGGACGGCAGAGACCTCACAGCTTTTCAGGTAGATAAACAGGGCTGGGAGGCCCAGCAGCCATCCCAGCTGGCAGAACTGGTCAGCAAGAGCCTCAACAGGAATAAGTCTCTCAGAATACTCTTGGAGTATCTTCTCTCTATCTGGATATGCCAGAGCAACTTCCTCACTCTGAAGAGGTATGGGAAGGAAATTCTAGAGAGACAAGGTGAGACCACCCTGACTCTGCCACAGCCACCCCAAAGCCCCCCCACACTGGGGCCCAGCCATGCCCCATGAGTGCTTACTCCATCCCTTTGCTCTAaatccccagagctgcctgtggcCAGGGTCTTCACCCGCACCCCCAGCCCAGACCAGCTGCTGCTTGTTTGCCATGTCACCGGCTTCTATCCCCGTCCCATCAGTGTGGCCTGGCTGCAGGATGGCCAAGAGGTGCCTCCAGGCCCAGCGCTCAACACCAGCACCATCCTGCCCAACGCTGACCTCACCTACCAGCTCCGCAGCGTCCTGGCTGTGGCCCCCCATGATGGGCACAGCTATGTCTGCCGTGTGCGCCATCACAGCCTGGGCACCCGCAGCCTTCTCATCCCATGGGGTAGGTGCCACCAATGGGGGATGGGGGTGCAGGCTGCAGATAGCAGCCACTGGCCGTGTgaggggcagctcctggctggtgCTGCCACCCTCACACAGTTGCCCTCTTCTCTCCCTGTCCCAGAAAACCGCAGCACAGCTCCAACCATCAGCATCATCATTGCGGTACTGCTTCTTGTGGCCACAGCCTTTgctgggggattttggtggtGGAAGTGCAGGTGAGGTCTCCCTCCCATCACCTGCAGTAACATTTATGGGCATATAGGTTGGTCCAGGGATTGCAGCAGCTCTGTAGGGGTGAACTCCCTGACTGTCAACCACAGCTCACACATACCCTTTGCAGGAAAGGTAACGGGGCTACATGGGAGACCCAGGAATTTGTCATTTGAGGCCTGATTGCCCACACAGCAACAGCTGCTTGCTCTCCATTCTTACTTCATGTCCCACCCCTGACTCATCAGCACTGACACggttttttcctggaaaaccaCCGCATTAAACAGCTACAAACTTCCTCTGATACATATGCCTCCTGTGTGTGTCACCCTTCTTCCCCCTCAGGAGATTTTCTCAGGAAACCCCTCAGCACTCTACAGAGTCTCCATATTGCAGCCAGagaatctttcttttcctgggcTCTGGTTAGTCTCCACCTGGCATGTCAGGAGAAGCCTGTCCTCTGGCAGCCTCTCCCACATCTCTCCGTGACCGGTGCCTGTTCCTGACAGGGCAGTTACAGCCCAAGTCCAAACCCTGTGGTGTTGCTAGTAAGACGTGGGATGGAGCAGGCCACAAATCAGGGAGAGATGGAGAGATGTGAGCTCTTTCActggggagagaagggaagggaggaacCAAGTAACCCCGCTGACATCCCTGACACATTTTGAGCACATTGAACTGCTCCACCTCCAGGGCTGATCTCACCCTCATTCCAGAATGGTTTTAGATTAGGATCTCCTCCACATCTGACTCCTGCCCCCAAGCTTGCCTTCTGTCTCTGTAAAAGCTGGAAGGATGGGGGATTGTCACCCTTCCACTATGCCTGACAGCCATGAAAGAGCCATGTTGAGGCTCTGGGGGACTCTGAGCAAAACATCCCACAGCAAGATGTGGAATGAGGATTGTCATCAGTTCATTTTGTATTGTCCAttgcttcttcctctcactctaTACCAGTGTGGAGTCCCACTCACAGGAGACAGTCTTCCACAAATGTCTCCATCATAAGTCCtttccatgggctgcagttcttcacaaactgctccagcatgggtcctTTCTATGATGTCACTCCTTTAGGAACGGGCTGCTCCAGTGTGGATTCCCCTCAGGGTCACAGGTTCTTCCAGGAACCTGCTCCAGGACAGTGTCTCCATAGGGTCACAGTCTCTCTCAGGCACACCCACCTTCTATGGCATTGGACTCCTCCAAatgctgcaggtggatctctgcaggTGTGGACCTTCATGGGCTGCTACAAGACAGCTCCTTCCCAAGGGTCTTCACCGCAGGCTGCTTGGGCACCATCTCTGCTCAgttgcctgcagccagcagggtcCCTGCCGTACTGTGCCCAAGTGAGCTGCCTATGCTGACCTGTACTGCACCTGACATCACCTGGTGCCCGGTAGATCCCTGGTGCCTCTGCCCCACCCACCTTACGCTTCCATTGGCTATGCCACAGCCCATTCACCAATGCCATTCGTGCTCCTCCTACTTCACCAGTCTCCAGGTGGGCGTGGGGCAAGCACAGTGGGGTGATGGGGCTGACCTGGACCTCCAGTCCCTGCACTCGGCCCTATCCAAAGCCAGGTGTGCGCTTCCAAGCACTTGCTGTGGCTTCCCACCGATTCCGCATGTCCCCACATCCAGCCCTCAGTCATGCCCAGCACTGAAGAGCCCGGGATGAGCCCAAGGCATTTCTCGCCTCAGCTCCAGATTTCAAGataaaggcaaaaaaacaaGAAGATGTTTGCAATTGTCAGGCCTGcctaaaaacccaaaaccatgCTCCATCACTTGTCTTGGGGAGCCAGAGAGACATGACATGGTGAAATAATCCAGCCACTTGGTCCAGAATGATTACAGCACTGTGGACCTCATTGCCATCACATCGTttatctctttctctctttctgtatgCACATATCTATGTGTATGAATACAAAGTGTGTGTataaaattcctgaaaatttAAACTTCCCAATTTCATACCAAAGCAATAAAATCTTCCTGTTTGGGTGGGTTATCCTGCAATTCCCACTTCTGATGAGAAACATGTCTTGCTAGTGGGTATGCCAGGCAGAAAACAAGGTACTATCATCTTTGGGGACTGACACCATCAAAACTACTTCTAAGGAGCTCCAGGGTAAAGCCtttattgtaaaataaattaatttatggaTATAATAAACTGAAGAGATTAAAGCTTACCTGATCTGTAAACCTTTTATCCCTCTTTCAAACATGATCTCTTGTTGTATTGTGTTTTGATTATTGCATTCTCAAATTCCGTATACCTCAGTTTAACAAATAGTTTATTCCTGTACCCCCTCCTTCCACTCAGATGGATTGCCCTTGTCAGTCCTCCTCAGGTCTGCCCCCTTATTCAGTATAAGTGCTGAGTCATTCCTTCATCCCTTCCCTGGTGCCTTGTCCGTCACCCAGCGTCCCATCACAACCCTCTGGAAGCTTCCACCAAGGGTATTGAGTGATTGGGCAAGGATCAGGGGTCCCTCCTCTGACCCTCTCTGATATGTTGGTATTCCTGTCCTTTTCCCGAGAGACACTCCCAAAGTTTTCCTCACTGATTGTTGGGCAATTCCcacccctttcccctcccctgtTTATAAGATGGTGTCAAGTCCCTCTCAGGGTTCTCGTCTGTTGGGTTGCCCTGAAGGCAGTTGGTGCTCATATGAGCTCCCAATAAACTTTTGGATTACAAACCCCAGAGGAGAGTCAGCCTCCTTTCTTTGGCTATTGCTGTCCGCCTCTCCTTCGGAGGCTCTCCCAGAAACCTGAGGGAACACACAGGAGTGCCCTCTGCCGCCATCATGGCTGTCTAGCTGGGTCACTCAGGTGGACTCTTGAGTGGATACGACAACAATCTCTGAATGctttcaaaaccttctcatcAGGACCAGTTTATTCGCAGCTGGCTATAAACCAGGAACAAACTTCTCAGGGGCCAGAAGGCACCTCTGAACGGATATTTAAACTCTGATCCAGCTATACTCTACAGCCCTACTGATGACCTTGAATAAGAACAAGGCTACTCACTAATAATCAGGGTTTCTTATGCCATTGGTTTCTCCCAGATGGTCACTAATCCCCAGAAAATGCTTTCCCGTGTAAGTTGTTAATGCCTAATTAACCCCACAATGAGGGGGAGGGGTTAATTAGATGTCACAACGGTGACATGTCTGCTATAGATACAAGTTTTCTATCCTTCCTTAAAGGCACTGAAGACCCCCATATTTTCCAATCAAGGCACACACTTTCTAAGCAGCAGCCTATCCAGTTACTGGGAAATAAGATCCATGTGGAGTATACATACGTTAGATGACACTTCATACATCTGCAGAAAATGCATTAGCCATTAAAAACCTCCTGATTCCAGGACTGCATATACATTCTAGATCCCTCTCTCAATGTTCCAGTGGAAGTTACAATGCAGATGAAGACTGTCAGCTTTGGTAACCTTTCTTGGAATAAATGTTCTTTCAAGACTTCCTTCAGCTCATCCAAGCCAAGCAGCAAAGAGCAATCATGACAAAGTGGTtaataaattactttattttcactCTTAGTGAAAAGTCTTACTTCCTGCATCCATAACTGTTGAAAATTACCAAATCCTTCTGGTTATGGCACACAACACAGGTTTCACATCATCTTTTCTCAGGTCTGTGGAGGGATGGGATATTTGAGCCCCATTTTAGAGAGAAGGAGCTAATGCAAATGGAGAGGGGTTAATCTCCTCCCTCATTTTGCATACTCTGGTCAAATAACCTGATATGATTTTTCAGAGCCAATGGAAGGATGTTAGGTGACCCCTCCACTACTCCTCATATGGGAGAGATACCACGTGCATCTCTGCCAGCAAGGTGTTAAGCTTTTCACCTGATGCAAGTTTCTCCAGACATGCTTACTAAACTTTTCTGTCTTCGGCAATTTCTCCAATTCTTCAGACATTCTTCAGCAATGCCTACCTTCTTACTGGTCTGCAAAAAATAATTACCACCTTTCCTTCCATGCTTTCCACAGCAGTTCAGCATAGAGGAAAGTGCATTTGCATCCACAATTTATGACAGAGAAACCTAAATTATTCTTCCTAAGGTACTTCCTCTTTGGAGCAAACATATTTAGATAAGGAGAGAGAGCCATCTCTCTGTCATTTGTTTTCTACAAATAATCTGAACTTAGTAAATTCTGGCCTGAATTTTGGAAGCGCACCCATCCTTGGCTAATTACACATCTCTTTATTGCCTTCtctattttgttatttcttgtCCTCTTGAAATCTCTCTAAGAGCTGCAAGGCTGATACTTGTTGTTCCCATGAGTTGCCTGCACCATGATCCCAGAACTGAGTGAATGGGAAAGGTTGCAGGAACTGTTTCAGTCATGCTGCAAAATGACTTGTTCCAGATTTTTGCTTCTGTAAACATGCTTCAAATTTCAAATAATCTCAAAATTGGACAAGAGATAACTTCTCTCTAATAGTGACTAAATAGACACTCTTCCTATTTCTCCCACCAGTACAGAAATTGGGGTAAACACGCTAAAAGCATCCAGCAAATTATTAAAGCCAGCTTGACCCCTAACTCCTCTTGTGCTTTTCTGAAAGTAAAATAAGAAGCTCTTAAACTCTATGTTCAAGGCCACAGCAATTTAACAGACAATCATCACACATATCAGAGAAAGAAGGGCTAGGAATCCCTGTGGATCCTATTAATCCTATTTACCATTACTATTTACCTCAGTTTAGCACTTTTTctgtggttgttttgttttgtgttttttttggtttttttttctgctcagcCCACATCAGTAGCATGCTTATTTTACCTGGCAGCAAAAATCACTCAGCCCCATACACCACATCACCTTCCACCAGTTCAGACCCATGTCCATGGTCCATACAACTCTCTTGGAATGTTTCCCTGACTATAGCTTATTTCAGCTTCACTTTGCTACCCACTCACAATGGTCTGTATTGGGATTGCAGTTCTGTGAATCCATGCTTGTGGAAGTGTGTTGTGTCTGAtgttttaaaggtatttttccTCAAAACTAAAGGCAGCATCATGTGGAATGGCAGAGAGACAGATGGAGGACAGCAGTTCTGCTATGGAAGCCTGGGACCAAGGGCTCTTGTCACTGGAGGTGACAGTTGCCACACGGAAGTTGCTTTTCATTTCTCATGCTGTTGGCAAGAGCAATCACTGTCTGTGAAGGGAAGCGCAGCATTTCAACTGTCAGTGAGCAAAATTGAAGGCAGTAGCAGCTCTAGAAACTGTAATTTTGAGGGTAACACAGATGGACTTGAATACCTGAGTAAAGCTGAAATCTGGAGCtatctctctctttttcctctctcatttctccctctcctgcCAGCCAGAGTGGTCTGAGCATTTGTGCTAATTCATCAGCTGATTCAGCTCTTTGCTTGGAAATTTTGTTGTAGATGACAGGTCACCTTAAGTCAGCAATCAGAGTCCCTGTGATAATAGCCTGAGGATGGTGATATCAGCTCCCTTTCAGTATTAGTATCTGGTTTCCTTCAAGTTATGTGTTTTTTGGCAGGGtgggttttattttggggtttggttttttggcttttttttttttttttttttttttttttgtattttggggttcttaaaaaatttattttgataatcTGTGTATACAGACTTCAACCAAAGAGAAATACATACGGTACTGAACAATAGTATTCTAAATGTTAATCCTCATAGCTGTGACAAACAGGGAAAGAGCATTCAAGTCATTATACCAATCTTCATTAAATATATTGGTGCTGACAGACTATTTCTCTGGAATTTACTTGTTGtgtaaaagagaaggaaaaagcttttcttctccTAAAACCCCCTTTGGGTATTTCCCAGGTGATCATGCAGTTCCTTTTATTCCCTCCGGAATGAGTTTtaatactttgaaaaataatgtttttttaaatctgacaTAGTCTACATATACTGAACAGTCTAGAGGATTTTAAGTTCATTTTCACCTAGGGTCATTACCATACCTTTACCAAACATCTAAGAAGTCCCAATTATGCCTAAagttgtggatttttttctgtagaaaataaGAGGAGAAATTTGGAACAGCTTGCTAGGGTTTCTTATGGCTGTTTTAGGGACAACTTAAAGACTTTATTGTTCTGGTGTTTGCTAGAGCTAAGCTGTACACAAATGCAGTGAATAAAAGGAGATTGAAATTATGATGTGCTGTACCACCCTAGCTGTGGTACACTTGAACTTATCCAAAGTAATGTATTCTTgtggtgtgttttgttttagaGTTCAGGTTTGCCCCCTAGTCTCCTCCCTaatctcctcccctccccatttgtCAATATTCCCAAGCTCTTCCCTAACCTCCTCCCCTctaagttgtcaatcctccctttccctgctcctttccctAGAACATTCCCTGTTACTCTTTCTAGTCTCCTCCCCTTCTTCCAGAGTGTTCCCTGTCCATTTAGTTACACTCGACACCCTAGTTGTTACTTTGTGTTATTCCACTCCCCTATTTCCCCTGATGGGTTTATGATATGTTAGTCCCGCCTTaagacccctccccagttcTACCCTCATTGATTATTGTTCCTACACCCCACCTCCTGAgtttctgtataaaaccttctGTTCACCCACCCAAGATGGTTTTGGGGCTTCATTTTCTTCATGTAATAAGCCGACTCTTGAACACTCAGAGTCCCGTGTCATTGTTATCTGTCCCCGTGCCAGAAACCAGCAGTTTCTGGGAATTGCAGAGCTCACAGGGGGACAGTCGCGCCCCTGCCGCAGCCGCCCAGCATGCCCTGCCTGGCGCGCTGTAACAATGTATGAAAAGAAAGACATCTAGAAGGAGTTTCCTGTCTGCAGTGACCCCAATTTTAAGCACAAGTTAGACTGGTTTACACATTCAGATACCTCAATGTTTTCCAGCATTGGATTATAGTGCCTATCTGCTTTGGGATTTGGACTGAGGTTAAATAAAATGAGCATTGCAGGGTTTTGCCTTTGCTATGACTTTTCCCCTAGGGAAAAATTTTTCTGCAGGTTAATTTCCACAAGAAGAAACACTGTCCAAATTTATTCTAGCATTTAAGATGGTTCTTGTATAATTCTACCACTTTGTTCTCAGTGGATAGCTTTAAAATCTcaacaggaaaaagaagagcAACAATCTCCAGGTGTTGTTGTCATGATTTgtcactggcacaatgccagcgcccccatgaaATTGCAACCTCTCAATTGAATTCTGTGAAATGCGATCGAGAGCAGAGCAAAAGTAGGTCCAaactcaagggaaaaaaaactttattcagctactactactatactactataaaggaaaaaaaaagaagaaaaaacacacacaaaattcaaaatgaaaacctttcaaaacattcctcctcccaccacccaactccaacaaaccacagtgagacacaacctGGACCCCCAATCAGGTTCCCACTCTCCAGTCagtcaatactcagtccattgaGGAAAAGAGGAGTCCCTCccgtgccacagaccccccaagaaactcAGCTGCCACGTCCTGTTTCCACGTCActcatggcaccgcccggagaaaaagtttgccgtggtgaccctctcctttccatgcacagtgttctcaccaccaatgcatggatggatggagagactgcttttaggatttttcctttcacggatgctctgccaagagggaaaaaacaacagtttttttcatttttgggaccgcagtctcccccatttccccctagCAccaagggtccaagaacagaaatcttctcttcttctgctctgaagacagggggcactaccacaaacctccctaacttttctctgtttgctccacttctgacttttcccagctgaagcaggtctctttggctcactggtatcctcctaaaatacagtctctcttggaggagaaaatcagttcagtctgtggctaccaagaaaaagtccagccaaaagccactccatcatcgccccccaaccttctttccctCACAATCTCAGGTCCCAGGCTGTCTCTCCTTCAAACCGAGaagtaatatttcacaaagccttcatttctcaaggaagggttaaaagtcccaactCCCAAGGATGGCTCGCTGCCCAGGCTCCGGCTCccacagtggctgggcactTTGTGGCACCCcctctcttctccttccctggcgTACTGCTGACAAACTgctgctttctctctctctctctctctctctctctcctctgtgGGAGAACAGAGACATCCCcaatttctccacccttccatccaTCTGTAGGGGGTTCCAGCCCCCTCCACCCTCCAGCCTACCTCAGTcaggccttcccctcccccatccagcCACGGGCCgggcactgcacgctgaccggaaccaaagagaccgagttctcctgggaactctgcttttaacccctctgtgttctcagaggcgtgtccaccttcaattggtcgatatccaaattgacctcttccttccaaaaaaattctttttccgtgtcaaaccacgacagttGTGTAAGTCTGTATCACCAAAGTACACTTGGCCATGACACCTTGAATCAGTGGGGTACCAGCTAAGCCTTTGCATTGATGGAGTTCAGGGACATGACCTGGGGAAATGGGCAATGGTCTCTGGCTGTGCTCAGGAGCAGGTGATGGGCACTAGCCAGGTTGTACTCCGCCACTCATTATACAAGCTTTTATTATCCTGCATCATTACCTTGAAGGATGATGGGAGCCTTAACTTTGACATGTGACTCCAGTTTTCTAAAAGGGGGCAGGAATGCTTTCAAATTAGCTATTGCAGTATTTATAATTTCTGCCTTTGCATCTTGGGcagtttataaaataataaagtttgAAACCTAGAAAAAAGCAATAGTTCTAAATATGACCTAGAAAACAAATTATCCAGCAAAGTCCCTTGTGCTATGATGAGTTGATCATCTCGTCTCTATGAATCACTCAAACTAGTCAGATCTCACAATTCACTTGTAATCCCAGAAATATTCAGGATGTGAACTGAAGTTCTGTGTCCTGAGAGCAAGTCATTACATGCAGGTTTCAGTTTAGGAGAGGGAGGAGCACTGAAGGGTAGCTAATGTGCttcagcccagagctgcagagaaaaCCTGGAATGAAGGCTCGGAAAGTATGAGGTGAAAGAAAATAAGCCAGTatttattatgaaaaatatCTTAATTATGAATCAGTTGTGAATGGGTGCAACTAGCAATGCTACCTGCTTGGgcagacagaagaaaaacataaaaggcCATGAAGAAATCCTAATACTGAAAAACAGAGTGTGGAGGAGAGGTAATGCTGTTATTTTTCTCCCTTATCTTTATCAAAGAATCAGAATGttcaaacccccaaaaata comes from Lonchura striata isolate bLonStr1 chromosome 12, bLonStr1.mat, whole genome shotgun sequence and encodes:
- the LOC110475413 gene encoding antigen-presenting glycoprotein CD1d isoform X2 — encoded protein: MQLPHLLLFLFLLILLPGMWADSEEPQVIQYLLTSVFANISSAEVSCVAVVGDIAILALDPDNWSIHFHWPWVSQAAAEDNGEKIMSQYKIALRNMIRFVHDTVQQTEQHYPLVVQFRAGCVLYPNTTSQGFLNVGWDGRDLTAFQVDKQGWEAQQPSQLAELVSKSLNRNKSLRILLEYLLSIWICQSNFLTLKRYGKEILERQELPVARVFTRTPSPDQLLLVCHVTGFYPRPISVAWLQDGQEVPPGPALNTSTILPNADLTYQLRSVLAVAPHDGHSYVCRVRHHSLGTRSLLIPWENRSTAPTISIIIAVLLLVATAFAGGFWWWKCRKGNGATWETQEFVI
- the LOC110475413 gene encoding antigen-presenting glycoprotein CD1d isoform X1, which gives rise to MQLPHLLLFLFLLILLPGMWADSEAEPQVIQYLLTSVFANISSAEVSCVAVVGDIAILALDPDNWSIHFHWPWVSQAAAEDNGEKIMSQYKIALRNMIRFVHDTVQQTEQHYPLVVQFRAGCVLYPNTTSQGFLNVGWDGRDLTAFQVDKQGWEAQQPSQLAELVSKSLNRNKSLRILLEYLLSIWICQSNFLTLKRYGKEILERQELPVARVFTRTPSPDQLLLVCHVTGFYPRPISVAWLQDGQEVPPGPALNTSTILPNADLTYQLRSVLAVAPHDGHSYVCRVRHHSLGTRSLLIPWENRSTAPTISIIIAVLLLVATAFAGGFWWWKCRKGNGATWETQEFVI